The genomic window AGATTCCATGAACTCCACCGTTGCCTATATCATACCCTTTCCTCCAAGAGAGTTGTATCAACCCTTGCCGGAAAAAGAACTATTAattaataaaggaaaaacaaacgacaaaaaaaaaaaatgattCATTTTTACtaaattataatatttcCAACTTCAAGCAAGCAAACAAGcaaaataatatatcattaatgtacttcttctactcctattattactaccaTATGATACCTATCgtacattattatttcCCACATTCTTCCCCAAATTCTATGTTCTACAGTTTTCAAcatgtttttttatttatgGTTTGTTTGAGGCACAACACTGTTTTCAAATTATACTTCTACATCTCTTCAATTCTCAATTActctattatattattttgtatactacttttttatatatatttcacTTTAAAATTCGACACATCATTTCGTTTGAACTGCTATCTCGGGTATGGGGTAAGGTGTGTACATATATGTGCTTGGAATGTAGTAAATAGATTGTTCGGTCAGTATaaagtagtagtagtggtggtGTATGTAATCACCTActtaaaaataaaagaagtaAATAAAAAGGCAAATGAATAATGAGGGGAAAGGCAGCATAGTGTCATGAAATACTAGTCCAGCAAGCATTCGAGGAAAACAAAGGTATCCAAAGCAATAGAGAACCTCTCTTACTCCCCACGATGTGCAAAAACATGAAagatgaaagaaagaaacaacaacaagaaataaaagatgagagagagagagtcAGAAAACGAAATGATATAATCAGAGAACTAACTGCACTCATGGCTTAATTAAGCATGCATCAATGATCAAAATAACACCATTAGCAGCAACATCTACTGTTTTCACTTGTTTGAAGTCCATATCCGAAGCAGAAGCAATGTAATATTCGTTATCTTGCTTTTTCAAGACGATATCCCCTTTCTCAGATGAATCTGCCTCACTATGGAGCCATACCTCGGTAGATTGTAAGTTAAAGTCATTAGAACGTGATATGATATGGGATTTCACAAAGTGGGCAATATTTCCATTGATGGCATCCTCAATATCCTTTGGAGCCGCATCAGCCTCCTCCATAGCATCAATATCTTTTGGGAATTGCCATGGCTTCTTTGGTAGGCTGGAAATAGCTGCATTTGTGGGTGCAATAACGATTAATTCTTGCGAACCATCTTCCCACTGAGACTCAACATCTAAGACGTTACGCCCATAACTGGAGAAAATACTGATATCCTGGAGTACTGTAAGTCTGGAATCCAAATTCACCCGATCCTCCGTCTTTCCATCAGAAATATCAATGACAAACTGAGGCCTTTTCATATCTCTCTTAACTTTAGACTTGTCAAATACCTCTGCATCATCATTTGAcactttttcaaagcttAAACCAACTCTTTTAggctctcttttcttcagattcttGTCGTAATCATGTACTATTCCTTCAATATCCAAAGGTAATCTCTTAGGTTCCCTCTTTTCGATAACTTCCTCACCTTCAGAAAGATCTAAGGAACCCAA from Kluyveromyces marxianus DMKU3-1042 DNA, complete genome, chromosome 6 includes these protein-coding regions:
- a CDS encoding fasciclin domain-containing protein, encoding MKISILSTLLLLGTFDKVISRRVVDLGSLDLSEGEEVIEKREPKRLPLDIEGIVHDYDKNLKKREPKRVGLSFEKVSNDDAEVFDKSKVKRDMKRPQFVIDISDGKTEDRVNLDSRLTVLQDISIFSSYGRNVLDVESQWEDGSQELIVIAPTNAAISSLPKKPWQFPKDIDAMEEADAAPKDIEDAINGNIAHFVKSHIISRSNDFNLQSTEVWLHSEADSSEKGDIVLKKQDNEYYIASASDMDFKQVKTVDVAANGVILIIDACLIKP